The Halococcus hamelinensis 100A6 genome has a window encoding:
- a CDS encoding dipeptide epimerase: MSLETGFERRSLDLANAFTIARGTQEVAENVVVRVSDGEHTGIGGAAPSRHYGETADTVETVLPELLAVVEEVDDPHALARVERRLREVVTRNPAARCAVSIALHDLVAKRLDLPLYRYWGLDPAGTVPTSFTVGLDTLERIAEKTRSAVEAGYPVLKVKLGTDRDRAVVETVREAAPDARIRVDANEAWTPHEAVRKIETCREFGVEFVEQPVPAENPSGLEYVHERAALPIAADESCVTLADVPELVGRADIANIKLMKCGGLRTARRMIHTAHANGLDVMLGCMVESNAAIAGAHHLVPEVEYADLDGSLLLANDPYDGVPISAGGIDLASLDRAGTGARLSTDRGP, translated from the coding sequence GTGAGCCTCGAAACAGGGTTCGAGCGGCGCTCGCTCGACCTCGCGAACGCGTTCACCATCGCGCGCGGCACCCAGGAGGTCGCCGAGAACGTGGTCGTTCGGGTCTCGGACGGCGAGCACACCGGCATCGGCGGGGCCGCCCCCTCACGACACTACGGCGAGACCGCCGACACGGTCGAGACCGTGCTGCCGGAGCTGCTCGCGGTCGTCGAGGAGGTCGACGACCCCCACGCCCTCGCGCGCGTCGAGCGCCGGCTCCGCGAAGTCGTCACCCGGAACCCCGCCGCACGGTGTGCGGTGTCGATAGCGCTCCACGACCTCGTCGCGAAACGCCTCGACCTCCCGCTGTATCGCTACTGGGGCCTCGATCCCGCGGGAACCGTGCCGACCTCGTTCACGGTCGGCCTCGACACGTTGGAGCGGATCGCGGAGAAGACGCGGAGCGCCGTCGAAGCGGGCTACCCGGTTCTGAAGGTCAAACTCGGTACCGACCGCGACCGCGCGGTCGTCGAGACGGTGCGCGAGGCCGCCCCCGACGCGCGGATCCGCGTCGATGCCAACGAGGCCTGGACCCCGCACGAAGCGGTCCGGAAGATCGAGACCTGTCGGGAGTTCGGGGTGGAGTTCGTCGAACAGCCCGTCCCCGCCGAGAACCCGTCGGGGCTCGAATACGTCCACGAGCGCGCCGCCCTCCCGATCGCCGCCGACGAGTCCTGTGTGACGCTCGCGGACGTGCCCGAACTCGTCGGGCGGGCCGACATCGCCAACATCAAACTCATGAAGTGTGGCGGGCTGCGGACGGCGCGCCGGATGATCCACACGGCGCACGCGAACGGCCTCGACGTCATGCTCGGCTGTATGGTCGAATCCAACGCCGCGATCGCCGGGGCCCACCACCTCGTCCCCGAGGTCGAGTACGCCGACCTCGACGGCTCGCTGTTGCTCGCGAACGATCCCTACGACGGTGTCCCGATATCCGCGGGCGGGATCGACCTCGCGAGCCTCGACCGTGCGGGGACGGGCGCGCGTCTCTCGACCGATCGCGGTCCGTAG
- the ilvD gene encoding dihydroxy-acid dehydratase yields MSQQPQHRDAEGSEKDGNLRSREVTDGPDRAPHRSMFRAMGFDDDALESPMVGVPNPAADVTPCNVHLDSVADAAIEGVEGAGGMPIEFGTVTVSDAISMGTEGMKASLISREVIADSVELVSFGERMDALVTVAGCDKNLPGMMMAAIRTDLPSVFVYGGTILPGHHEGRDVTVQDVFEGVGAYSQGDISREELDSLERDACPGAGSCAGMYTANTMASMSEALGLAPLGSASAPAESDARLDVARRAGEAVMHCIEEDLRPSDVLSKESFENAIALQMALGGSTNAVLHLPALAAEAGIDLSLQDFNEIGARTPHICHLRPGGAGVMADLHEQGGVPVVLRRLLDAGLLHGDAMTVTGKTLEESLAALDLPEDSAIDSDLVQTVENPIHDEGAIKVLSGNLAPDGAVLKVTGDDKLHHEGPARVFEDEESAMKWVQEGNIESGDVIIIRNEGPRGGPGMREMLGVTAAVVGQGHEDDVALITDGRFSGATRGPMIGHAAPEAFVGGPIAALEDGDTVRVDVPDRTIETDLSDEELDSRLDAWEQPEANYQSGVLAKYGRDFGSAANGAVTNPGVKRD; encoded by the coding sequence ATGAGCCAACAACCACAACACCGCGACGCCGAAGGGTCGGAAAAGGACGGGAACTTGCGCAGCCGCGAGGTCACCGACGGGCCGGACCGCGCGCCCCACCGCTCGATGTTCCGCGCGATGGGCTTCGACGACGACGCGCTCGAATCGCCGATGGTCGGCGTCCCCAACCCCGCGGCGGACGTCACGCCGTGTAACGTCCACCTCGATTCGGTGGCCGACGCCGCCATCGAGGGCGTCGAGGGCGCGGGCGGGATGCCGATCGAGTTCGGCACCGTCACCGTGAGCGACGCCATCTCGATGGGGACCGAGGGCATGAAGGCCTCGCTCATCTCGCGGGAGGTCATCGCCGACTCCGTCGAGCTCGTCTCGTTCGGCGAACGGATGGACGCCTTGGTGACGGTCGCGGGCTGTGATAAGAACCTCCCGGGGATGATGATGGCCGCTATTCGTACTGATCTCCCGAGCGTGTTCGTCTACGGCGGGACCATCCTGCCGGGCCACCACGAGGGCCGCGACGTCACTGTGCAGGACGTCTTCGAGGGCGTCGGCGCGTACTCCCAGGGCGACATCTCGCGCGAGGAGCTCGATTCCCTGGAACGCGACGCCTGCCCAGGGGCGGGGTCGTGTGCCGGAATGTACACCGCGAACACGATGGCGAGTATGAGCGAGGCGCTCGGGCTCGCCCCCCTCGGGTCGGCGAGCGCGCCCGCGGAGTCCGACGCCCGGCTCGACGTCGCGCGGCGCGCGGGCGAGGCGGTCATGCACTGTATCGAGGAGGACCTGCGACCGTCGGACGTACTCTCGAAGGAGAGCTTCGAGAACGCCATCGCGCTCCAGATGGCGCTCGGAGGATCGACGAACGCCGTGCTCCACCTCCCGGCGCTCGCCGCCGAGGCGGGCATCGACCTCTCACTCCAGGACTTCAACGAGATCGGGGCCCGGACCCCGCACATCTGTCACCTCCGCCCCGGCGGTGCGGGTGTGATGGCCGACCTCCACGAGCAGGGTGGCGTACCGGTCGTGCTCCGTCGGCTGCTCGACGCGGGCCTGCTCCACGGCGACGCGATGACGGTGACGGGCAAGACGCTCGAAGAGAGCCTCGCGGCCCTCGACCTGCCCGAGGACTCCGCGATCGATTCCGATCTCGTTCAGACGGTCGAGAACCCGATCCACGACGAGGGCGCGATCAAGGTGCTCTCGGGGAACCTCGCGCCCGACGGGGCGGTCCTGAAAGTCACCGGCGACGACAAACTCCACCACGAGGGCCCGGCACGGGTCTTCGAGGACGAGGAGAGCGCGATGAAGTGGGTCCAGGAGGGCAACATCGAGAGCGGCGACGTGATCATCATCCGGAACGAGGGCCCGCGGGGCGGGCCGGGGATGCGTGAAATGTTGGGGGTCACGGCCGCGGTGGTCGGTCAAGGCCACGAGGACGACGTGGCGCTCATCACGGACGGGCGATTCTCGGGTGCGACGCGTGGGCCGATGATCGGTCACGCCGCGCCCGAGGCGTTCGTCGGCGGGCCGATAGCCGCGCTCGAAGACGGCGACACGGTGCGTGTGGACGTGCCGGACCGGACCATCGAGACGGACCTCTCGGACGAGGAACTCGACTCCCGGCTCGACGCGTGGGAACAGCCCGAGGCGAACTACCAGTCGGGCGTGCTCGCGAAGTACGGCCGGGATTTCGGCTCGGCGGCCAACGGTGCGGTGACGAACCCCGGCGTGAAGCGGGACTGA
- a CDS encoding DUF7331 family protein yields the protein MSTTPHESAGSTDSTDSTADPPALTERIVAFEREDDAVVLYDEREHTAWLRSSGAVTVTDAR from the coding sequence ATGAGCACCACACCACACGAATCGGCCGGTAGCACCGATTCGACCGACTCGACCGCCGACCCGCCCGCGCTCACCGAACGCATCGTCGCCTTCGAACGCGAGGACGACGCGGTCGTCCTCTACGACGAGCGCGAACACACCGCGTGGCTCCGATCGAGCGGCGCGGTCACCGTCACCGACGCTCGATAA
- a CDS encoding DUF7547 family protein, which produces MTDADRDREMERLAGDLSTTLADLRDELDRASEPPRGPLGLPRPPTPGEVLRFTDELAIPAVIAILEANIRALEAFQGALRLARAGDEVRGRSHEARARTETLSRGALDSLDDTLVDLQGALEGRPENPEARTLLDDARALRAEIDDRLRETEHRSGSGRGSPARDSRDGRDDTDRDPWAAEDDPDPDDDESVTIDVDAELDSIHDAIDEENGENKGNDKSEGYDGTDGNDEDQ; this is translated from the coding sequence ATGACCGACGCCGACCGCGACCGCGAGATGGAACGCCTCGCCGGGGATCTCTCGACGACGCTCGCCGACCTCCGCGACGAACTCGACCGCGCGTCCGAGCCGCCGCGCGGCCCGCTCGGCCTCCCGCGACCGCCGACGCCGGGCGAGGTCCTTCGGTTCACCGACGAACTCGCGATACCCGCCGTGATAGCGATCCTCGAGGCCAACATCCGCGCGCTCGAAGCGTTCCAGGGCGCGCTCCGGCTCGCGCGCGCCGGCGACGAGGTCCGGGGCCGGAGCCACGAGGCGCGCGCACGCACCGAAACCCTCAGTCGCGGCGCGCTCGACAGCCTCGACGACACGCTCGTCGACCTCCAGGGCGCGCTCGAAGGTCGCCCCGAGAACCCCGAGGCCAGAACCCTCCTCGACGACGCCCGCGCGCTCCGCGCCGAGATCGACGACCGCCTCCGCGAGACCGAGCACCGGTCGGGGTCGGGCCGTGGGTCGCCCGCCCGCGATAGTCGAGATGGACGGGACGACACGGACCGCGACCCGTGGGCTGCCGAGGACGACCCCGACCCGGATGATGACGAGAGCGTCACTATCGACGTGGACGCCGAACTGGATTCGATCCACGACGCGATCGACGAGGAAAACGGCGAAAACAAGGGGAACGACAAGAGCGAGGGGTACGACGGAACCGACGGAAACGACGAGGACCAGTAG
- a CDS encoding DUF433 domain-containing protein, with the protein MSDIVSTEGTLGGEPRLDGRRISVLQVVDMVRNDESPAYVADQLDISLAEVHTALAYYYEHPDEIREIRSRHEKQEQQLESRSVSPPTAER; encoded by the coding sequence ATGAGCGATATCGTCTCGACGGAGGGGACGCTGGGCGGTGAGCCACGTCTCGACGGACGGCGGATCAGCGTTCTCCAAGTCGTCGATATGGTTCGTAACGACGAATCCCCAGCGTACGTCGCCGACCAACTGGACATCTCGCTCGCCGAGGTCCACACAGCACTCGCGTACTACTACGAGCATCCGGACGAGATACGCGAGATCCGAAGTCGCCACGAAAAACAGGAGCAACAACTCGAATCGCGCTCGGTTTCGCCGCCCACAGCCGAACGGTGA
- a CDS encoding OB-fold domain-containing protein has product MAAARYADGSLTYPPHPIGPDGSEPVETVDLSEHTARVVTWTTSTAPPPGVSGPNHLAIVEFDVDGESVRALGQLTTDDVEIGDEVTPVYATDLRDPEAGIREPDSQDWDGYRFEPV; this is encoded by the coding sequence ATGGCGGCCGCGCGGTACGCCGACGGCTCGCTGACGTACCCCCCGCACCCGATCGGCCCGGACGGCAGCGAGCCCGTCGAAACCGTCGACCTGAGCGAGCACACCGCCCGAGTCGTGACCTGGACCACCAGCACCGCGCCGCCGCCCGGCGTCTCGGGGCCGAACCACCTCGCGATCGTCGAGTTCGACGTCGACGGGGAGTCGGTGCGCGCGCTCGGCCAGCTCACGACCGACGACGTCGAGATCGGTGACGAGGTGACACCAGTCTACGCTACGGACCTCCGCGACCCCGAGGCCGGGATCCGCGAACCGGACAGCCAGGACTGGGACGGCTACCGGTTCGAACCCGTCTGA
- a CDS encoding winged helix-turn-helix domain-containing protein, with amino-acid sequence MTDEWDLISFVVRSQYRVDVLERLVEGPATPSQIAADEDIAITHVSRALSGLREGDHEMVELLVSEDQKKGRVYGITETGERVWDRLESENMV; translated from the coding sequence ATGACGGACGAGTGGGATCTGATCAGCTTCGTGGTCCGGTCACAGTACCGGGTCGACGTTCTCGAACGGCTCGTAGAGGGCCCCGCAACGCCCTCGCAGATCGCCGCCGACGAGGACATCGCCATCACCCACGTCTCACGCGCGCTCTCGGGGCTCCGCGAGGGCGACCACGAGATGGTGGAGCTGCTCGTCTCCGAGGACCAGAAGAAGGGGCGGGTCTACGGTATCACCGAAACCGGCGAGCGGGTCTGGGACCGCCTCGAATCCGAGAACATGGTCTGA
- a CDS encoding metal-dependent hydrolase translates to MWPWGHLAVGYLVYTGLARRRTDRPPTGEAALAAVFGTQFPDLVDKPLAWSFGVLPSGRSLAHSSLTALVVCGLVWLVARRRDRSRLAVAFAVGYATHLATDAIAPLLAGDLRDLAYLGWPLLPLPTPEPGIGFLERFATMELTAYAWFQFALVVLALAVWVRDGRPGLGTLRKWLGSWRRAVES, encoded by the coding sequence ATGTGGCCGTGGGGACACCTCGCCGTCGGCTATCTCGTCTACACCGGTCTCGCACGCCGGCGGACCGACCGACCGCCGACCGGCGAGGCCGCGCTCGCCGCCGTCTTCGGCACCCAGTTTCCGGACCTGGTGGACAAACCGCTCGCGTGGTCGTTCGGCGTCCTCCCGAGCGGGCGGTCGCTGGCCCACTCCTCGCTCACCGCGCTCGTGGTCTGTGGGCTCGTCTGGCTGGTCGCGCGTCGTCGGGACCGAAGCCGGCTGGCGGTCGCGTTCGCCGTCGGCTACGCGACCCACCTCGCGACCGACGCGATCGCCCCGTTGCTCGCCGGCGACCTCCGGGACCTGGCCTACCTCGGCTGGCCGCTGCTCCCGCTCCCGACCCCCGAACCGGGGATCGGCTTCCTCGAACGGTTCGCCACGATGGAGCTCACGGCGTACGCGTGGTTCCAGTTCGCGCTCGTCGTCCTCGCGCTCGCGGTCTGGGTTCGCGACGGGCGACCCGGGCTCGGAACCCTCCGAAAGTGGCTCGGGTCCTGGCGGCGGGCCGTCGAGTCGTGA
- a CDS encoding beta-ketoacyl-ACP reductase yields the protein MTLEDRTCVVTGASRGIGRGIAKEFGRHGASVAVNYRSSEAAAHEVVDAIEETGGEAIAVQADVADNDAVAGMAEAVRSAFGPADVLVNNAGLTVDRTFKNMTPEDWQRVVDVNLGGMYNCTHQFFEDIVDADCGRLINISSVVGQQGNYGQANYATTKSGMFGFTRTIALELARTGSTANCVAPGFVRTDMLDEVSDHVQEQILERIPLERFAEVDDITGIVRFVASEDSGYMTGQILAVNGGMEW from the coding sequence ATGACTCTCGAAGATCGGACCTGCGTGGTCACCGGCGCGTCGCGCGGGATCGGCCGGGGCATCGCGAAGGAGTTCGGCCGCCACGGCGCGAGCGTCGCCGTGAACTACCGCTCGTCCGAGGCCGCCGCCCACGAGGTGGTCGACGCCATCGAGGAGACGGGTGGCGAGGCGATCGCCGTACAGGCCGACGTCGCCGACAACGACGCCGTCGCCGGGATGGCCGAGGCGGTTCGGTCGGCGTTCGGGCCCGCGGACGTGCTCGTGAACAACGCGGGACTCACCGTCGACCGTACGTTCAAGAACATGACGCCGGAGGATTGGCAGCGCGTCGTGGACGTCAACCTCGGCGGGATGTACAACTGCACGCATCAGTTCTTCGAGGACATCGTCGACGCCGACTGTGGCCGACTGATCAACATCTCGAGCGTCGTCGGCCAGCAGGGCAACTACGGACAGGCCAACTACGCCACCACCAAGAGCGGGATGTTCGGGTTCACCCGGACGATCGCGCTCGAACTCGCCCGCACCGGATCGACAGCGAATTGTGTCGCCCCCGGATTCGTCAGAACCGACATGCTCGACGAGGTTTCCGACCACGTACAGGAGCAGATCCTCGAACGAATCCCGCTCGAACGATTCGCCGAGGTCGACGACATCACCGGCATCGTCCGGTTCGTCGCGAGCGAGGACTCGGGCTACATGACCGGCCAGATCCTCGCCGTCAACGGCGGGATGGAGTGGTAA
- a CDS encoding DUF1616 domain-containing protein, with protein MSRDSLDGGGQSDRYVDSAAAFRGLPGDLIVGVLYTVVVAPLIVLGGLPATVQFVLGIPLLLFLPGYAVLAALFPGRPSRNAGRVSSLSGMSRRFESMRSIQRRGVRWGERAALSFGLSLFAVPLLALALGFLPILFGTGSPYRTTPIVGILAVVTLAGMVVGFVRRLRLPRAERFAAPAGYWARDFADGLTDSPADALLNVVLVLSILVATVALTYTFATPQEAEAPTMFRVGAFNESDQLDFDYPTNLTEGEEQQYVVSVENEEQVAANYSVVVQLQNRNNSEVLSRNQLTQFSSPSVPANRTWQNPHTVTPDTSGENLQLVYLLYEGEPPADPTAENAYRTAHLSVDVAPTNESAGGG; from the coding sequence GTGTCCCGTGATTCGCTCGACGGTGGTGGCCAGTCGGACCGCTACGTCGACAGCGCGGCGGCGTTCCGGGGGCTGCCGGGCGATCTGATCGTCGGCGTCCTCTACACCGTGGTCGTCGCGCCCCTGATCGTCCTCGGCGGCCTGCCGGCGACCGTCCAGTTCGTGCTCGGGATCCCGCTGCTCCTGTTCCTGCCGGGCTATGCGGTGCTCGCGGCGCTGTTCCCGGGCCGCCCCTCGCGCAACGCCGGTCGGGTGAGTTCGCTCTCGGGGATGAGCCGGCGGTTCGAGAGCATGCGGTCGATCCAGCGCCGCGGCGTGCGGTGGGGCGAGCGCGCGGCGCTCTCGTTCGGCCTGAGCCTGTTCGCCGTCCCATTGCTCGCGCTGGCCCTCGGCTTCCTCCCGATCCTGTTCGGCACGGGGTCGCCCTACCGCACCACCCCGATCGTCGGCATCCTCGCCGTCGTCACGCTGGCGGGAATGGTCGTCGGGTTCGTGCGCCGGCTCCGCCTCCCGCGCGCCGAGCGGTTCGCGGCCCCCGCGGGCTACTGGGCTCGGGACTTCGCCGACGGGCTCACCGATTCGCCCGCCGACGCCCTCCTCAACGTGGTGTTGGTCCTCAGCATCCTGGTCGCCACCGTGGCGCTGACGTACACGTTCGCGACGCCACAGGAGGCCGAAGCCCCCACCATGTTCCGGGTCGGCGCGTTCAACGAATCGGACCAGCTCGACTTCGACTACCCGACGAACCTCACCGAGGGCGAAGAACAGCAGTACGTCGTGAGCGTCGAGAACGAGGAACAGGTGGCGGCGAACTACTCGGTGGTGGTCCAGCTCCAGAACCGCAACAACAGCGAGGTGCTCTCGCGCAACCAGCTCACACAGTTCTCGTCGCCGTCCGTCCCCGCAAACCGGACGTGGCAGAACCCACATACCGTCACACCCGACACCTCGGGCGAGAACCTCCAGCTGGTCTACCTCCTCTACGAGGGTGAGCCGCCCGCGGACCCGACCGCCGAGAACGCCTACCGGACGGCCCACCTCTCCGTCGACGTCGCACCGACGAACGAGAGCGCTGGGGGTGGCTGA
- a CDS encoding acyl-CoA carboxylase subunit beta — MATEDPADATDADAGPATDESPLEELRRRREAAELGGGEDRIEAQHEKGKKTARERIDYFLDDGSFVEFDAFVEHQSTNFDMEERKYAGDGVVTGYGEVDGRTVFVFAHDFTVLGGSVGEAVGEKVCKVMDRAIDNGVPIVGLNDSAGARIQEGIDSLVGFAKIFRRNTEASGLIPQISGIMGPCAGGATYSPALTDFTVMVEDTSHMMITGPDVIETVTGEEISMAELGGAKTHAAESGVAHRTAASEEDALDDIKRLLSYLPQNNVEDPPKVDSWDDPHRRCEVGDVVPNEPRKPYDVTTVLDGVVDEGSLFEVHGDFARNIVTGFARMDGQPVGIVANQPRVNAGTLDIEASQKGARFVRFCDSFNLPILTFVDVPGFMPGTEQEHNGIIRHGAKLIYAYAEATVPLCTVILRKAYGGAYIVMGSKFLGADTNYAWPGAETAVLGPRGAVNILYADEIEAADNPDERRQELMDEFREEFANPYSAAKRGYVDDVIEPGTTRERLIRDLGVLDRKRTDSPPKDHGNVQL, encoded by the coding sequence GTGGCGACCGAAGACCCCGCCGACGCCACCGATGCCGACGCGGGCCCCGCCACCGACGAATCGCCGCTCGAAGAGCTCCGACGACGGCGGGAAGCGGCGGAGCTCGGTGGCGGCGAGGACCGGATCGAGGCCCAGCACGAGAAGGGGAAGAAAACCGCCCGCGAGCGGATCGACTACTTCCTCGACGACGGGAGCTTCGTGGAGTTCGACGCGTTCGTCGAACACCAGTCGACGAACTTCGACATGGAGGAACGGAAGTACGCCGGCGACGGCGTCGTGACGGGCTACGGCGAGGTCGACGGCCGCACGGTCTTCGTCTTCGCCCACGACTTCACCGTTCTCGGTGGGTCGGTCGGCGAGGCGGTCGGTGAGAAGGTCTGTAAGGTGATGGACCGGGCGATCGACAACGGGGTGCCCATCGTCGGTCTCAACGACTCGGCGGGCGCGCGGATCCAGGAGGGGATCGATTCGCTCGTCGGCTTCGCGAAGATCTTCCGGCGGAACACGGAGGCCAGTGGCCTGATCCCTCAGATATCCGGGATCATGGGGCCGTGTGCGGGCGGGGCGACCTACTCGCCCGCGCTGACGGATTTCACGGTGATGGTCGAGGACACCTCCCACATGATGATCACGGGCCCCGACGTGATCGAGACCGTCACCGGCGAGGAGATCTCGATGGCGGAACTCGGTGGCGCGAAGACCCACGCGGCCGAGAGCGGGGTCGCCCACCGAACGGCGGCGAGCGAGGAGGACGCGCTCGACGACATCAAACGGCTCCTCTCGTATCTCCCGCAGAACAACGTCGAGGACCCCCCGAAGGTGGACTCGTGGGACGACCCTCACCGTCGATGTGAGGTGGGCGACGTGGTCCCGAACGAACCCCGAAAACCCTACGACGTGACGACGGTGCTCGACGGCGTGGTCGACGAGGGCTCGCTGTTCGAGGTCCACGGCGACTTCGCGCGCAACATCGTCACCGGCTTCGCGCGGATGGACGGCCAACCGGTCGGGATCGTCGCGAACCAGCCGCGCGTGAACGCCGGCACGCTCGACATCGAGGCGAGCCAGAAGGGCGCGCGGTTCGTCCGGTTCTGTGATTCGTTCAACCTCCCGATCCTGACCTTCGTCGACGTGCCGGGGTTCATGCCCGGCACCGAACAGGAGCACAACGGCATCATCCGCCACGGCGCGAAGCTGATCTACGCCTACGCCGAGGCCACGGTACCGTTGTGTACCGTTATCCTCCGGAAGGCCTACGGCGGGGCCTACATCGTAATGGGCTCGAAGTTCCTGGGGGCGGACACCAACTACGCCTGGCCGGGTGCGGAGACCGCGGTGCTGGGGCCGCGGGGCGCGGTCAACATCCTCTACGCCGACGAGATCGAGGCCGCCGACAACCCCGACGAGCGCCGCCAGGAACTCATGGACGAGTTCCGCGAGGAGTTCGCCAACCCCTACTCGGCCGCGAAACGGGGCTACGTCGACGACGTGATCGAACCGGGCACGACCCGCGAGCGCCTGATCCGCGACCTGGGCGTGCTCGACCGCAAACGAACCGACTCCCCGCCGAAGGACCACGGCAACGTCCAGCTCTGA
- a CDS encoding DUF1611 domain-containing protein, giving the protein MATVLLAHEKFPHRAKTAVSILRYADDDVVAVLDRANAGRSVHDFLPDVQNAPIVSGMDEVEACDELIIGIAPIGGGFEDSWRADVRTALERGCDVTAGLHSFLNDDEEFRELADEHGCELTDVRNPPDDLGVSEGRAGEVDAEVILTVGTDCSVGKMTVARELYEAARERGEDAAFVPTGQTGIMIEGWGNPIDRVVSDFTAGAVEEMVLERGDHDYLFVEGQASIVHPAYSAVTCGILHGAMPDELVLCHEAGRETIHGYEHIEIPPLPTYVERYESFAEPVHETEVVAGALNTRSLETDEGARSAVGAYTEALDVPATDLLRFGPEGVLEAVL; this is encoded by the coding sequence ATGGCCACCGTCCTGCTCGCCCACGAGAAGTTCCCCCACCGCGCGAAGACCGCCGTCAGCATCCTCCGCTACGCCGACGACGACGTAGTCGCGGTGCTCGACCGCGCGAACGCCGGCCGGTCGGTCCACGACTTCCTGCCCGACGTCCAGAACGCGCCGATCGTTTCGGGGATGGACGAGGTCGAGGCCTGCGACGAACTGATCATTGGGATCGCGCCGATCGGCGGCGGCTTCGAGGACTCCTGGCGTGCGGACGTCAGGACGGCGCTCGAACGCGGCTGTGACGTCACCGCGGGCCTTCACTCCTTCCTCAACGACGACGAGGAGTTCCGGGAGCTCGCCGACGAACACGGCTGTGAGCTCACGGACGTCCGGAACCCGCCCGACGACCTCGGCGTGAGCGAGGGGCGCGCGGGCGAGGTCGACGCCGAGGTGATCCTCACCGTGGGCACCGACTGCTCGGTGGGGAAGATGACGGTCGCGCGCGAACTCTACGAAGCCGCCCGCGAGCGCGGCGAGGACGCGGCGTTCGTCCCGACGGGACAGACCGGGATCATGATCGAGGGCTGGGGGAACCCGATCGACCGCGTGGTGAGCGACTTCACCGCGGGCGCGGTCGAGGAGATGGTGCTCGAACGCGGCGACCACGACTACCTCTTCGTCGAGGGACAGGCCTCGATCGTCCACCCGGCCTACTCCGCGGTGACCTGCGGGATCCTCCACGGCGCGATGCCCGACGAGCTCGTGCTCTGTCACGAGGCGGGCCGCGAGACGATCCACGGCTACGAGCACATCGAGATCCCGCCGTTGCCGACCTACGTCGAACGCTACGAGTCGTTCGCCGAACCCGTCCACGAGACCGAGGTCGTCGCGGGCGCGCTCAACACCCGGAGCCTCGAAACCGACGAGGGGGCCCGGAGCGCCGTCGGAGCCTACACCGAAGCCCTCGACGTCCCAGCAACCGACCTCCTCCGGTTCGGCCCGGAGGGGGTGCTGGAGGCGGTGCTGTGA
- a CDS encoding metal-dependent hydrolase yields the protein MFPWGHLAVGYLCYSVLCHLAGRRPGEYPTLALALGTQFPDLVDKPLSWIFDLLPAGVFAHTVFVAVAVWIVVLAVAYRRSRTSIGFAFVVGYASHLPADVLPSVALGNELNYWFLFWPVMARPGVDVSDPIVGPGAGAGLIANADYYFVQYVQQLLGPVLVAYLGLFVLVFALWLYDGHPGIRALGNVIRRSTGRESL from the coding sequence GTGTTTCCGTGGGGCCACCTCGCGGTCGGCTACCTCTGTTATTCGGTGCTCTGTCACCTCGCCGGACGGCGACCGGGGGAGTACCCGACCCTCGCGCTCGCGCTCGGGACCCAGTTTCCCGACCTCGTCGACAAACCGCTGTCGTGGATCTTCGACCTCCTCCCCGCCGGCGTGTTCGCCCACACGGTCTTCGTCGCCGTCGCGGTCTGGATAGTCGTGCTCGCCGTCGCCTACCGACGCTCACGAACCAGCATCGGCTTCGCGTTCGTCGTCGGCTACGCCTCGCACCTCCCGGCGGACGTGCTCCCGTCGGTGGCGCTCGGCAACGAACTCAACTACTGGTTCCTGTTCTGGCCGGTGATGGCCCGTCCGGGGGTCGACGTCTCGGACCCGATCGTGGGTCCCGGCGCGGGTGCGGGTCTGATCGCGAACGCGGATTACTACTTCGTCCAGTACGTCCAGCAGCTCCTGGGACCGGTGCTGGTGGCCTACCTCGGTCTGTTCGTCCTCGTGTTCGCGCTCTGGCTCTACGACGGCCATCCCGGTATCCGAGCGCTCGGGAACGTGATTCGGCGTTCGACGGGCCGAGAGTCGCTCTAA